The sequence below is a genomic window from Tissierellales bacterium.
GAACATTGGTTAGGGACGGATGAATTTGGTAGAGATATATTTGCTAGAATGATCCATGGAGCTAGAATATCTTTAATGGTAGGTATTGTAGCTGTGGGTATTGCTATAGTTATTGGGGGAATTTTAGGTGCCATTGCAGGCTATTATGGTGGTAGAATTGATAATATAATTATGAGAACTATGGATGTTTTCTTAGCCATACCTGGTATCTTGTTAGCAATTGCCATAGTTTCGGCTTTAGGCTCAGGCTTATTTAATTTAATGTTAGCAATAGGAATATCATCTATTCCGGGTTATGCAAGAATAGTAAGGGCTTCTGTATTGACAGTTAAGGATCAAGAATTTATAGAATCTGCAAGAGCAGTAGGTGCAACAGACTCTAGAATAATACGAAAACATATAATTCCTAATGCTTTAGCTCCGGTAATTGTACAAGGAACTTTGGGGGTAGCAAGTGCAATTCTTTCTACTGCTGGTTTAAGTTTTATCGGTTTAGGAGTTCCTAAGCCTCAACCAGAGTGGGGTTCTATGTTGGCCGGCGGTAGGGTTTATCTAAGAGATGCTTCCCATGTTACTACTTTTCCAGGGATAGCAATTGTAATAACTATATTAGCATTGAATCTATTAGGTGATGGTTTAAGAGATGCATTAGACCCAAGGTTGAAGGAGTAAAGGAGGTAGGTGTACAATGGGTAAAAATGATATTCTTAATATAAAAAATCTTGTAGTTCATTATGTTACTGATGACGGTGTAGTTAAAGCAGTTAATGGAATAGATATAGATTTAAAAGAGAAAGAAACTTTAGGCTTAGTAGGAGAAACGGGAGCAGGAAAAACTACTACAGCACTAAGTATTCTAAGGTTAGTTCCAGATCCACCAGGAAAGATAATAGATGGAGAAATATATTTTGAAGGTGAAAATTTACTAGAGAAAACTATTGAGGAAATGAGACAAATTAGAGGGAATAATATTTCTATGATATTTCAAGACCCTATGACTTCCTTAAACCCTGTAATGACTGTGGGAGATCAGATAGCAGAGGGAATTCAAATACACCAAGGCTTATCTCCTGAAGAATCAATAGAAAAGGCGGGGAAAATGTTAGAATTAGTAGGAATACCTAGAGAAAGAATGGAAGAATATCCTCATCAATTTTCTGGTGGTATGAAACAAAGGGTAATAATAGCCATAGCTTTAGCTTGTAATCCTAAACTTCTTATTGCAGATGAACCAACGACGGCTTTAGATGTTACTATACAAGCCCAAGTTTTGGAATTAATGAGAAATTTAAAAGAGGAATTTAATACTGCTATGATACTGATTACTCATGATTTAGGTGTAGTAGCTGAAACCTGTGATAAAGTAGCAGTAATGTATGCTGGTGAAATAATAGAGATGTCGACTTTAGAAGAATTATTTAATAATACGAAACACCCTTATACTATGGGACTATTTGGTTCCATTCCAAGTTTAGATGAAGATGTGGAAAGGCTAGAGCCTATAAGAGGATTGATGCCTGATCCTACAGAATTACCAGGTGGTTGTAAATTCCACCCTCGTTGTCCTTATAAAGAAAAAATATGTACTGAACAAAAACCTAAGGTTACAGAAATAAATAAAGATCATAAGGTTAAATGCTTAATATACGAAGAGCTTGTAGGTCCTAAGGGGGTGTCTTAATGGGAGAAGAAATTCTGGAAATAAAGAATCTTAAAAAATATTTTGAAACTGCAAAGGGAACAGTACACGCAGTAGATGATGTAAGCTTTAAAGTGAAAAAAGGTGAAACATTAGGTATAGTAGGAGAATCTGGCTGTGGAAAATCTACTTTGGGAAGAACTATTTTAAGACTTCTTGAACCTACAGATGGACAAATTTATTTTGAAGGACAAGATATAGCTAAATTAAATAAGAAACAATTAATTAAACTTAGAAGAGATATACAAATAATATTTCAAGATCCATTTTCATCGCTAAATCCTAGAATGTCTGTTGGAGAAATTATTGCAGAACCTTTAATAATACATGGAATTATAAATAATAAATCTACTTTAGAAGACAGAGTTCTAAATTTAATGGATACAGTTGGATTAGCAGAAAGGCTTATGGATTCCTATCCCCATGAATTAGATGGAGGTAGGAGACAAAGAATTGGAATTGCTAGGGCTTTAGCTCTAAGACCAAAGTTTATAGTTGCTGATGAACCAGTATCAGCTCTAGATGTATCTATACAAGCTCAAATATTAAATCTTATGCAAGAACTACAAGAAGAATTAGGTTTGACTTATATGTTTATAACTCATGATTTATCAGTTATAAAACATATTTCCGATAATATAGGAGTAATGTATTTAGGAAAGGTTGTAGAAAAAGCTCCTAGTAAGGCATTATTTAAAAATCCTTATCATCCCTATACTCAAGCTTTATTATCGGCTATACCAGTTCCGAGTATAAAATATAAAAGAGAAACCATACTTTTAAAAGGCGAGATAGCTTCTCCAATAGATCCAAAACCAGGATGTAGATTTGCTCCGAGATGTAATTATGCAATAGAAAAATGCTTCAATGTAGAACCAGAATTAATAAAAAAAGAGGATAATCACTATGTAGCTTGTCATATAGTGAACGACTGAGAACGAGGGAGTGTTTTTTCTCATTGTTAGTTTTTCTATAAAATATAGTGTTAAAAGCTTTTGTTTAGGTTTA
It includes:
- a CDS encoding oligopeptide/dipeptide ABC transporter ATP-binding protein — translated: MGEEILEIKNLKKYFETAKGTVHAVDDVSFKVKKGETLGIVGESGCGKSTLGRTILRLLEPTDGQIYFEGQDIAKLNKKQLIKLRRDIQIIFQDPFSSLNPRMSVGEIIAEPLIIHGIINNKSTLEDRVLNLMDTVGLAERLMDSYPHELDGGRRQRIGIARALALRPKFIVADEPVSALDVSIQAQILNLMQELQEELGLTYMFITHDLSVIKHISDNIGVMYLGKVVEKAPSKALFKNPYHPYTQALLSAIPVPSIKYKRETILLKGEIASPIDPKPGCRFAPRCNYAIEKCFNVEPELIKKEDNHYVACHIVND
- a CDS encoding ABC transporter ATP-binding protein, which encodes MGKNDILNIKNLVVHYVTDDGVVKAVNGIDIDLKEKETLGLVGETGAGKTTTALSILRLVPDPPGKIIDGEIYFEGENLLEKTIEEMRQIRGNNISMIFQDPMTSLNPVMTVGDQIAEGIQIHQGLSPEESIEKAGKMLELVGIPRERMEEYPHQFSGGMKQRVIIAIALACNPKLLIADEPTTALDVTIQAQVLELMRNLKEEFNTAMILITHDLGVVAETCDKVAVMYAGEIIEMSTLEELFNNTKHPYTMGLFGSIPSLDEDVERLEPIRGLMPDPTELPGGCKFHPRCPYKEKICTEQKPKVTEINKDHKVKCLIYEELVGPKGVS
- a CDS encoding ABC transporter permease gives rise to the protein EHWLGTDEFGRDIFARMIHGARISLMVGIVAVGIAIVIGGILGAIAGYYGGRIDNIIMRTMDVFLAIPGILLAIAIVSALGSGLFNLMLAIGISSIPGYARIVRASVLTVKDQEFIESARAVGATDSRIIRKHIIPNALAPVIVQGTLGVASAILSTAGLSFIGLGVPKPQPEWGSMLAGGRVYLRDASHVTTFPGIAIVITILALNLLGDGLRDALDPRLKE